Proteins from one Malaya genurostris strain Urasoe2022 chromosome 2, Malgen_1.1, whole genome shotgun sequence genomic window:
- the LOC131433081 gene encoding uncharacterized protein LOC131433081 codes for MAEELKVLKIQLESIHRRLNRVQQALLLDLQVPNRNRESRYFLQLQLKTIESAYAEYNTSQQRIYCLNVGEDIREETEEAYIAFESLYGELYVLITELLDETIKKEEIEANREAVVPAAAAPVNGAHLPPLRVPLPTFDGTYENWYAFKSMFETIMNRYQFESPAIKLYHLRNSLTGKAAGIIDQEILNNNDYLAAWGILTARFEDRRMIIDKHIDSLFDLPKLMKENVTDLRKLVDTCTKNVDALKNLGLPVIGLGESMLINRIASKLDNETRKAWELNQTTDELPNYESTLDFLRERCRVLEKIKPSEKSVKMDKPLRFTAEPKLKTTSLVTTTGKCLHCSGSHELWRCEDYKKANLSDRYTTLRRTGACFNCLQKGHRTTECTSEHSCKRCGKRHHTTLHNDEDRSKNHEERPTTSSNKATQQMTIVEETVVAPTHEESKKPDSSSTFCTQIQATNQQMLLSTAVILVQGKEGNTYPCRVLLDSGSQTNFISEQFTQLLSLKKESANVSVSGLNDIRTRIRFKIQTTIRSRISNYAVCLELLVVPKITGNLPLTKVDVLSLTLPAGAELADPYYNVPGRVDMLLGAEIFYDMLMLGRLRLPNSTALLQETQFGWVLSGPVPNENRKSVSSFCTTIDEDIGEIVNRFWQIESYCESQNEISSTEAECIQHFQETHERTVEGRYVVRLPFNELKPQLGDSRNMAIKRFQGLEQRLDKNPEMKHQYTEFLREYESLGHMKEITLDVTEDPRTVYYLPHHYVLKPSSSTTKLRVVFDGSAASDSGVSINQTQMIGPCVQNDLVSILLNFRSYKYAFTADIPKMYRQVGVNKDDRENLNQSLRTFDPQTVTYGLKSSPFLATMVLCQLADDEEENFPMAANVVKRSSYMDDVLTGANTLEGAIELKNQVAGLLAKGCFDIHKFCSNSEELLSEIPEEKREDGVNFGNSNFNVLMKTLGVAWDPQDDMFTFLVPVDIPWTSYLTKRKILSQIAKIFDPLGFLGPVITSAKIIMRELWSLDLQWDQPVPTEMEQLWGEFHRQLCSLNDVRIPRWIFCEEVCEYELHGFADASDLAYGACIYSRLLRRDGTVNMRLLCSKSRILPKKKEKQKQITTPRAELLAAVLVSKLAVKLLAALDTKFQHVVLWSDSQIVLCWISKSLDALPVYVGNRVREIQQLTGSFIWRYIPSKENPADLISRGVPPQDLAQCQIWWYGPPALQSTHPAIQPPEPIADEDVPEIKRIVLLTSPIQPSPHFGGIWEAGVKSTKFHLKSVLAEHKLSYEELSTVLAQIEAILNSRPLTPVSNDPNDYSAITPAHFLIGRELHAIPEPSYSHIPAGRLSRWQFVQDLKQKFWKRWVNDYLHELQTRQKDFKVTKFRVGALVLLVDENTSSLRWALGRITELCPGPDGHTRVVRLKTQNGTTTRAVKKVCLLPLDNEEP; via the exons ATGGCCGAAGAACTAAAAGTGTTGAAAATCCAATTGGAATCTATCCATAGGAGATTGAATAGAGTACAACAGGCTTTGTTGCTGGATCTGCAAGTGCCTAATAGGAACCGCGAgagcagatattttttgcaaCTGCAGCTGAAAACAATCGAAAGTGCGTATGCAGAGTACAACACCAGCCAACAGCGGATTTATTGTCTGAACGTTGGGGAAGACATTCGTGAGGAAACTGAGGAAGCCTATATTGCGTTCGAGAGCCTATATGGAGAATTGTACGTTCTCATTACTGAACTGCTCGATGAAACTATTAAAAAGGAAGAAATTGAAGCTAACAGAGAAGCAGTTGTCCCAGCAGCTGCAGCACCGGTGAATGGAGCTCACTTGCCTCCGTTGAGGGTACCGTTACCTACGTTTGACGGTACTTATGAAAATTGGTACGCCTTTAAATCAATGTTTGAAACAATCATGAACCGCTATCAATTCGAATCacccgcaataaagctttatcATTTGCGGAATTCTCTTACCGGCAAGGCTGCCGGAATCATCGACCAggaaattttaaataataacGATTACTTGGCTGCTTGGGGAATATTGACTGCTAGATTCGAGGACCGGCGTATGATTATCGACAAACATATCGATAGTCTTTTCGATCTTCCAAAACTGATGAAGGAAAACGTCACCGACCTACGAAAGCTGGTAGATACGTGTACCAAGAACGTAGATGCTTTGAAAAACCTTGGCTTGCCAGTTATTGGGTTAGGAGAAAGCATGTTGATAAATAGAATCGCATCGAAACTTGACAATGAAACACGCAAGGCATGGGAGTTGAACCAGACCACGGATGAGTTACCAAATTATGAATCCACATTGGATTTTCTACGAGAACGATGCCGAGTGTTGGAGAAAATTAAACCGAGTGAGAAATCGGTTAAGATGGATAAACCGTTACGATTTACAGCAGAACCGAAGTTAAAAACAACAAGTTTGGTTACTACaactggaaaatgtttgcactgTTCCGGCAGTCATGAATTGTGGAGATGTGAGGACTACAAGAAAGCTAATCTTTCAGATCGCTACACAACGTTACGACGAACAGGAGCCTGTTTCAATTGTCTCCAAAAGGGACATAGAACAACAGAATGTACATCTGAGCATTCGTGCAAAAGATGCGGTAAGCGTCATCACACTACATTGCATAATGATGAAGATCGATCGAAGAATCACGAAGAACGCCCTACTACATCATCAAACAAGGCAACACAGCAAATGACTATAGTCGAAGAAACCGTCGTTGCTCCAACCCATGAAGAATCAAAGAAACCTGATAGTTCATCGACATTCTGTACACAAATCCAAGCAACTAATCAGCAAATGTTGTTGTCTACCGCCGTAATATTAGTCCAAGGTAAGGAAGGTAACACGTATCCTTGTCGCGTGTTGCTAGATTCTggatcacaaacgaatttcatatCAGAGCAATTTACTCAACTGCTGTCCTTGAAGAAAGAATCAGCTAATGTGTCAGTTAGTGGACTTAATGATATTCGTACTCGGATTCGATTCAAAATTCAGACCACGATAAGATCACGAATCAGCAATTACGCTGTTTGTCTTGAATTGCTTGTGGTACCTAAAATTACTGGAAATTTACCGCTTACGAAAGTAGATGTCTTATCACTCACGCTGCCTGCTGGCGCTGAGCTGGCTGATCCATACTACAATGTACCTGGAAGAGTAGACATGTTGTTAGGAGCTGAAATCTTCTATGATATGCTGATGTTGGGGCGTTTGCGACTGCCCAATAGTACGGCGCTTCTTCAAGAAACCCAGTTCGGTTGGGTACTAAGCGGACCTGTCCCAAATGAAAACCGGAAGTCAGTCAGCTCATTTTGCACTACCATAGATGAGGACATCGGGGAAATAGTGAATCGTTTCTGGCAAATTGAATCGTACTGTGAATCACAAAACGAAATCAGTTCGACGGAAGCAGAATGTATTCAGCATTTTCAAGAAACACACGAACGTACAGTCGAAGGACGGTATGTGGTTCGTTTACCATTCAACGAGTTAAAACCGCAACTTGGTGATTCTAGAAACATGGCGATTAAACGCTTTCAGGGCCTTGAGCAAAGGCTTGACAAGAATCCAGAAATGAAACATCAATATACAGAATTTCTACGCGAATATGAGTCCCTAGGCCACATGAAAGAAATTACATTGGACGTAACCGAAGATCCACGAACAGTGTATTATTTACCTCATCACTACGTGCTGAAACCGAGTAGTTCAACCACGAAACTACGTGTGGTTTTCGATGGTTCTGCCGCATCCGATTCCGGTGTTTCTATTAATCAAACACAGATGATAGGTCCTTGCGTTCAAAACGATTTAGTATCGATTTTACTGAACTTCCGGTCATACAAATATGCCTTCACCGCCGATATCCCAAAAATGTATCGGCAAGTCGGAGTAAACAAAGATGAC AgagaaaacttgaatcagtcacttcgaacattcgatcCACAAACCGTTACATACGGTTTAAAATCATCACCGTTTTTAGCCACTATGGTGCTTTGCCAGCTGGCCGACGACGAAGAAGAAAATTTTCCCATGGCAGCAAATGTTGTTAAACGATCCTCCTATATGGATGATGTGCTAACCGGCGCGAATACGTTGGAAGGTGCTATCGAGCTGAAGAACCAAGTAGCTGGTTTATTAGCAAAGGGATGTTTTGATATACACAAATTCTGTTCAAATTCGGAAGAATTATTGTCTGAAATACCTGAAGAAAAGCGGGAAGACGGCgtgaacttcggaaattcgaatTTTAACGTGTTGATGAAGACTCTAGGAGTTGCTTGGGATCCCCAGGACGATATGTTTACATTTCTTGTGCCAGTCGACATACcttggacaagttatctaacgaAAAGAAAAATACTTAGCCAGATTGCGAAAATATTTGATCCACTGGGATTTCTGGGCCCTGTAATCACTTCCGCCAAAATAATCATGCGTGAGTTGTGGTCTCTTGACTTGCAGTGGGACCAACCGGTACCCACAGAGATGGAACAGTTGTGGGGTGAGTTCCACAGACAGCTATGCAGCTTGAACGACGTGAGAATTCCAAGGTGGATTTTCTGCGAAGAAGTCTGCGAATACGAATTGCACGGTTTCGCAGACGCATCTGACTTGGCATATGGTGCATGCATCTATTCCAGGTTGTTGCGCAGGGATGGAACAGTGAATATGAGGCTGTTGTGTAGTAAATCCAGAATACTACCTAAGAAAAAGGAGAAACAAAAACAGATAACCACACCGCGAGCGGAGCTGTTGGCTGCAGTTTTAGTGTCTAAACTGGCGGTGAAATTATTGGCAGCTCTAGATACGAAATTTCAGCATGTAGTACTTTGGAGTGATTCTCAGATAGTTCTGTGTTGGATTAGCAAATCACTTGACGCTCTCCCAGTGTATGTGGGGAATCGTGTTCGAGAGATCCAGCAGCTTACTGGTAGTTTCATTTGGCGGTATATCCCATCGAAGGAAAATCCTGCCGATTTGATATCACGAGGGGTGCCACCACAGGACTTAGCGCAGTGTCAGATTTGGTGGTATGGACCCCCAGCTCTTCAATCAACTCATCCAGCGATTCAACCACCTGAACCAATTGCTGACGAAGATGTACCGGAAATAAAGCGTATTGTTTTGCTAACTTCACCAATTCAACCCAG TCCGCATTTCGGGGGGATTTGGGAGGCGGGTGTCAAATCCACGAAATTCCACTTGAAGTCGGTGTTAGCTGAACACAAACTTTCGTATGAAGAATTATCTACCGTCCTAGCTCAAATAGAAGCTATTTTAAATTCTCGACCTCTTACTCCAGTATCGAACGATCCCAACGACTACAGTGCAATAACTCCTGCTCACTTCCTCATTGGTCGAGAACTACACGCCATTCCCGAGCCATCCTATAGCCATATACCTGCAGGAAGACTGTCACGCTGGCAGTTTGTACaagatttgaaacaaaaattttggaaacGATGGGTTAATGATTATTTACACGAACTGCAAACACGACAGAAGGACTTCAAGGTGACAAAGTTTCGGGTCGGCGCTTTGGTTTTACTTGTGGACGAAAATACTTCATCTCTTCGATGGGCACTTGGCCGCATCACAGAACTATGCCCAGGACCAGATGGCCACACTCGCGTAGTTcgattgaaaacgcagaatggtACGACGACAAGAGCtgttaaaaaagtttgtttgttgCCACTGGATAACGAAGAACCTTGA
- the LOC131431946 gene encoding uncharacterized protein LOC131431946, producing MEQKTYQKDQDFDLIRITHYINPHNFWFKHESAYLFNAEEQNFQMEVNKFCEMTYGRGNINCGVYTPKQKGELVAVFYFQLSRWIRAEVDEIMQELNGQINCNLWAIDEGVPVKSSCQYIKPLPERFGCAETSVKHGGIELILPAESGYNYLEGRLVTSMIKEWCPGVVRVFETCIEEAVSIKFCNLRRHKVKEIDIYFGTMKITSHQNVTNNATDLLKKAGGEMVMLVDKAEFYDKISRLRTLDMKRFENNDRNENMKYHTNTFRPEYSTYSKPREKFRFRNNYIIEQAREKFLEWDMRNTASSVITTNDAMADSLQSRTSELPDESTNLASKIKGRRVPELEYSELVNESFSDDEEPPKVELQIPEQTKQLKPASVSENRTVIQSSARAYQRPENRTYDKSVSDLLPALNKIKLRRQPYDIKQTAMAESSFNSNKATVSAPSALNIVPAGFNLGNVEFSAGSVILGAEKTSNLSDRKAMLDHFHKDPKTTVTSRTKLRKHRKQQRGSDDLDSSVDEKIIRNITYTPVKSYNDTDDQW from the exons ATGGAGCAAAAGACATACCAAAAAGATCAAGATTTTGATCTAATTCGAATCACACATTATATAAATCCGCATAACTTTTGGTTCAAGCATGAATCTGCTTACTTATTCAATGCGGAGGAGCAAAACTTTCAGATGGAAGTGAATAAATTCTGCGAGATGACCTACGGCCGTGGCAATATAAATTGTGGTGTCTACACCCCCAAACAAAAAGGAGAACTGGTAGCagtgttttattttcaattatctCGTTGGATTCGTGCCGAGGTAGATGAAATCATGCAGGAATTGAACGGTCAAATAAACTGTAATTTGTGGGCCATTGATGAAGGAGTTCCAGTCAAGTCAAGCTGTCAATATATCAAACCTTTGCCGGAAAGATTTGGTTGTGCGGAAACTAGTGTGAAGCATGGCGGAATTGAGCTGATTCTCCCAGCTGAATCT GGATACAACTATTTGGAAGGAAGATTGGTCACCAGTATGATTAAAGAATGGTGTCCGGGCGtggttcgtgtttttgaaacatgCATCGAGGAAGCAGTGTCTATAAAGTTTTGCAATTTGCGACGACATAAGGTTAAAGAAATCGACATTTATTTTGGAACAATGAAAATCACTTCACACCAGAACGTGACTAATAATGCAACAGATCTTTTGAAAAAAGCTGGTGGTGAGATGGTAATGCTGGTGGATAAAGCAGAGTTCTACGATA aaatttctCGCCTACGAACTCTAGACATGAAGCGGTTTGAAAATAATGACcgtaatgaaaacatgaaataTCATACTAATACTTTTCGGCCGGAATATTCCACTTACAGCAAACCACGAGAGAAATTTCGGTTTcgtaataattatattattgagcaAGCTCGTGAAAAGTTCCTAGAATGGGACATGCGGAACACAGCATCATCCGTAATAACAACTAATGATGCTATGGCTGACTCTCTCCAGTCACGTACATCCGAACTGCCCGATGAAAGTACAAATCTGGCTTCGAAAATTAAAGGAAGACGGGTGCCCGAACTTGAATACTCGGAACTAGTCAACGAATCTTTCTCAGATGATGAAGAACCACCAAAAGTAGAATTACAAATACCGGAACAAACAAAACAGCTGAAACCTGCTTCAGTATCTGAAAATCGCACAGTTATTCAAAGTAGCGCTCGAGCTTATCAGCGACCAGAAAATAGAACATACGATAAAAGCGTTTCTGATTTACTACCTGcactaaacaaaataaaacttcGCCGTCAGCCATATGATATAAAacaaacagctatggcagagaGTTCTTTCAACAGTAATAAGGCAACTGTTAGTGCGCCTTCGGCACTGAACATAGTACCTGCTGGTTTCAATTTAGGTAATGTGGAATTTTCAGCTGGATCAGTTATTCTTGGCGCGGAAAAAACTAGCAATTTAAGCGATAGAAAAGCAATGTTGGATCACTTTCATAAAGACCCTAAAACTACTGTAACAAGTAGAACAAAGTTGCGCAAACACCGGAAGCAGCAACGTGGTTCAGATGATTTGGATTCCTCTGTGGACGAGAAAATTATTAGAAATATAACATATACTCCTGTCAAATCGTACAATGATACCGATGATCAGTGGTAA
- the LOC131432196 gene encoding uncharacterized protein LOC131432196 isoform X2, protein MNTSTKHIDKNHNIALYHPKLLREADRALRDGREKDAIYYATEALCAGIHNKFDNVGRKLPQNESSLVSLLCQLKNDSIVTSEKNPTDGFESIYQRCKQVPEQWSIVQINKSYTPHWNVLTHRQLLQENTSIDIVLFTYPNSEIMDNRPIMIRIDPPNDPDFYSNLSLIPEKVKHYLIEEIRTGVLRHEEIEAYITSAIDRLTSWLGPWIVLFSGKFSSTKNQQLESEIFNRVEDFCILNKHSKRNQLLISLVARRLDMIDQEAIYRFSCEMTKVNTNQEFSRLGSFRILWQLYIAHHTAMSGGYLRLPAKKCHTIINPDNSLPKMSARLRTFYKEWYPDFKLIADQPPADGEFTKILQEADVMIYNGHGSGLQFIDGDTILQHDIKSLIFLMGCDSVRLHSNGLFSEMTGSHLYYNIGKCAAVVGSLWVLTDFYTDYYSILLVAGWIPTANPKFRDYSVIDLDPTAFKHGMLQWKKLSGSTLDEHCDDNLLRLLTVFRRRKWLPKRIRYAMVCRGLPVVNATYSD, encoded by the exons ATGAACACTAGTACAAAGCATATAGATAAGAATCATAACATTGCTTTATATCATCCGAAATTACTCCGTGAAGCCGATCGTGCTTTACGTGATGGCAGAGAAAAGGATGCAATATACTATGCTACGGAGGCTTTGTGCGCGGGGATACACAACAAATTTGATAATGTTGGCCGCAAGCTACCACAAAACG aaaGTTCTCTCGTTTCTCTACTTTGTCAACTTAAAAACGATTCAATAGTCACATCTGAAAAAAACCCAACAGATGGTTTCGAAAGTATATATCAACGTTGTAAACAAGTTCCAGAGCAGTGGTCCATTgttcaaattaataaatcgtacaCGCCCCACTGGAATGTTTTGACACATCGACAGCTGTTGCAAGAGAATACATCAATTGATATCGTGTTGTTCACGTATCCCAATTCAGAAATTATGGACAACAGACCAATAATGATTCGTATCGATCCTCCGAACGATCCCGATTTCTATTCGAACTTGTCCTTAATTCCAGAAAAAGTAAAACACTATCTAATAGAAGAGATTCGGACTGGTGTGTTGCGTCATGAGGAGATTGAAGCTTACATTACTAGCGCAATTGATCGTCTAACTTCATGGCTTGGTCCTTGGATCGTACTGTTTAGTGGAAAATTCAGTTCAACAAAAAATCAACAATTAGAGTCAGAAATTTTCAATCGAGTGGAAGATTTTTGCATCTTAAACAAACACAGTAAGCGAAACCAATTACTAATCTCATTAGTCGCGAGACGTCTGGATATGATTGACCAGGAGGCTATCTACCGTTTCTCGTGTGAAATGACAAAAG TGAACACTAATCAAGAATTCAGCCGTCTTGGTTCCTTTAGAATCCTCTGGCAGTTATATATAGCGCATCATACTGCAATGTCCGGTGGATATTTACGACTGCCAGCGAAAAAGTGTCACACTATCATTAATCCGG ATAAcagtttacctaaaatgagtgctCGGTTGCGAACTTTCTACAAGGAGTGGTATCCGGATTTCAAATTAATTGCTGATCAACCTCCAGCGGATGGCGAATTCACTAAAATTCTCCAAGAGGCAGATGTAATGAT CTACAACGGTCATGGCAGCGGTCTGCAGTTTATAGACGGAGACACGATTCTCCAACACGACATAAAAAGTTTAATCTTCCTCATGGGATGCGATTCGGTGAGGCTTCATTCCAACGGACTGTTCAGTGAAATGACCGGAAGTCATCTGTACTATAATATCGGAAAATGTGCGGCAGTTGTTGGTTCTTTATGGGTGTTGACTGATTTCTATACGGATTATTATTCTATACTGCTGGTCGCTGGCTGGATTCCAACGGCCAATCCGAAGTTTCGAGACTATTCCGTTATTGATCTAGATCCAACAGCGTTTAAGCACGGCATGCTGC AATGGAAGAAATTATCTGGTTCCACACTGGATGAACATTGCGATGATAATTTATTAAGACTGCTGACAGTGTTCCGTCGACGGAAGTGGTTACCAAAGCGAATTCGCTATGCTATGGTGTGTCGAGGTCTTCCTGTGGTCAATGCCACCTATTCTGATTAG
- the LOC131432196 gene encoding uncharacterized protein LOC131432196 isoform X1 has translation MNTSTKHIDKNHNIALYHPKLLREADRALRDGREKDAIYYATEALCAGIHNKFDNVGRKLPQNESSLVSLLCQLKNDSIVTSEKNPTDGFESIYQRCKQVPEQWSIVQINKSYTPHWNVLTHRQLLQENTSIDIVLFTYPNSEIMDNRPIMIRIDPPNDPDFYSNLSLIPEKVKHYLIEEIRTGVLRHEEIEAYITSAIDRLTSWLGPWIVLFSGKFSSTKNQQLESEIFNRVEDFCILNKHSKRNQLLISLVARRLDMIDQEAIYRFSCEMTKGDNDSLTKLYNFLIVLKEQKFEKSQIFNCYPCLLIVGELLDGYPWEAVNTNQEFSRLGSFRILWQLYIAHHTAMSGGYLRLPAKKCHTIINPDNSLPKMSARLRTFYKEWYPDFKLIADQPPADGEFTKILQEADVMIYNGHGSGLQFIDGDTILQHDIKSLIFLMGCDSVRLHSNGLFSEMTGSHLYYNIGKCAAVVGSLWVLTDFYTDYYSILLVAGWIPTANPKFRDYSVIDLDPTAFKHGMLQWKKLSGSTLDEHCDDNLLRLLTVFRRRKWLPKRIRYAMVCRGLPVVNATYSD, from the exons ATGAACACTAGTACAAAGCATATAGATAAGAATCATAACATTGCTTTATATCATCCGAAATTACTCCGTGAAGCCGATCGTGCTTTACGTGATGGCAGAGAAAAGGATGCAATATACTATGCTACGGAGGCTTTGTGCGCGGGGATACACAACAAATTTGATAATGTTGGCCGCAAGCTACCACAAAACG aaaGTTCTCTCGTTTCTCTACTTTGTCAACTTAAAAACGATTCAATAGTCACATCTGAAAAAAACCCAACAGATGGTTTCGAAAGTATATATCAACGTTGTAAACAAGTTCCAGAGCAGTGGTCCATTgttcaaattaataaatcgtacaCGCCCCACTGGAATGTTTTGACACATCGACAGCTGTTGCAAGAGAATACATCAATTGATATCGTGTTGTTCACGTATCCCAATTCAGAAATTATGGACAACAGACCAATAATGATTCGTATCGATCCTCCGAACGATCCCGATTTCTATTCGAACTTGTCCTTAATTCCAGAAAAAGTAAAACACTATCTAATAGAAGAGATTCGGACTGGTGTGTTGCGTCATGAGGAGATTGAAGCTTACATTACTAGCGCAATTGATCGTCTAACTTCATGGCTTGGTCCTTGGATCGTACTGTTTAGTGGAAAATTCAGTTCAACAAAAAATCAACAATTAGAGTCAGAAATTTTCAATCGAGTGGAAGATTTTTGCATCTTAAACAAACACAGTAAGCGAAACCAATTACTAATCTCATTAGTCGCGAGACGTCTGGATATGATTGACCAGGAGGCTATCTACCGTTTCTCGTGTGAAATGACAAAAGGTGATAACGATTCTCTGACGAAGTTGTACAATTTTCTCATCGTTTTAAAagaacaaaaatttgaaaaaagccAAATTTTCAATTGCTATCCTTGTTTGTTGATTGTCGGCGAATTGCTCGATGGCTATCCTTGGGAAGCAGTGAACACTAATCAAGAATTCAGCCGTCTTGGTTCCTTTAGAATCCTCTGGCAGTTATATATAGCGCATCATACTGCAATGTCCGGTGGATATTTACGACTGCCAGCGAAAAAGTGTCACACTATCATTAATCCGG ATAAcagtttacctaaaatgagtgctCGGTTGCGAACTTTCTACAAGGAGTGGTATCCGGATTTCAAATTAATTGCTGATCAACCTCCAGCGGATGGCGAATTCACTAAAATTCTCCAAGAGGCAGATGTAATGAT CTACAACGGTCATGGCAGCGGTCTGCAGTTTATAGACGGAGACACGATTCTCCAACACGACATAAAAAGTTTAATCTTCCTCATGGGATGCGATTCGGTGAGGCTTCATTCCAACGGACTGTTCAGTGAAATGACCGGAAGTCATCTGTACTATAATATCGGAAAATGTGCGGCAGTTGTTGGTTCTTTATGGGTGTTGACTGATTTCTATACGGATTATTATTCTATACTGCTGGTCGCTGGCTGGATTCCAACGGCCAATCCGAAGTTTCGAGACTATTCCGTTATTGATCTAGATCCAACAGCGTTTAAGCACGGCATGCTGC AATGGAAGAAATTATCTGGTTCCACACTGGATGAACATTGCGATGATAATTTATTAAGACTGCTGACAGTGTTCCGTCGACGGAAGTGGTTACCAAAGCGAATTCGCTATGCTATGGTGTGTCGAGGTCTTCCTGTGGTCAATGCCACCTATTCTGATTAG